A window of the Lactuca sativa cultivar Salinas chromosome 5, Lsat_Salinas_v11, whole genome shotgun sequence genome harbors these coding sequences:
- the LOC111892364 gene encoding (+)-cis,trans-nepetalactol synthase NEPS1 — MAEVSEHTLKLDQKVSIITGGASGIGEATARLFAKHGALVVIADIQDEQGQQVADSIGSERCTYFHCDVADEQQVIAVVNFTVNLYGRLDIMFSNAGILSTSKQTVLDLDLTQFDRLYAVNARGTAACVKHAARAMVEKRVRGNIICTASVAASRGGSSRTDYVMAKHAVVGLVRSASKQLGVHGIRVNCVSPSAVVTSLSKRSPEAAKKTMELYETLSSLKGIELTVDRVAEAVLFLASESSSYITGHDLAVDGGLTKLPDADDLN, encoded by the coding sequence ATGGCAGAAGTAAGTGAACATACTTTGAAACTCGACCAAAAAGTATCCATAATCACCGGCGGAGCAAGCGGAATCGGAGAAGCGACAGCGCGTCTCTTCGCCAAACACGGCGCACTTGTCGTAATCGCCGACATCCAAGACGAACAAGGTCAACAAGTAGCCGATTCCATCGGTTCAGAACGATGCACCTACTTCCACTGTGACGTCGCCGATGAACAGCAAGTGATCGCCGTCGTTAATTTCACCGTTAATTTATACGGTCGACTAGACATCATGTTCAGCAACGCCGGAATTCTCAGCACCTCCAAACAGACGGTTTTAGATCTCGATCTAACACAATTCGACCGCCTTTACGCCGTCAACGCCCGTGGAACCGCCGCATGCGTGAAGCATGCAGCGCGTGCAATGGTGGAGAAACGCGTGAGAGGAAACATCATCTGCACGGCGAGCGTCGCCGCCTCAAGAGGAGGGAGTTCACGGACGGACTACGTGATGGCGAAGCATGCGGTGGTTGGATTGGTACGATCGGCGAGTAAGCAGCTCGGTGTGCACGGAATAAGAGTGAATTGCGTTTCGCCGTCTGCTGTTGTGACGTCGCTGTCGAAGAGATCGCCGGAGGCTGCGAAGAAGACAATGGAGCTATATGAGACACTGTCGAGCTTGAAAGGGATCGAATTGACTGTAGATCGCGTAGCGGAAGCTGTTTTGTTTCTGGCCTCAGAAAGTTCATCCTATATCACCGGCCATGATCTAGCGGTGGACGGTGGCCTGACAAAACTTCCGGACGCAGATGATTTGAATTGA